Proteins encoded together in one Pontiella desulfatans window:
- a CDS encoding IS110 family transposase — protein MQTTKANALYAGADLHGNNVFLSLCDQEGNTVFRKRVKANLAAVNAALDPFWDRIVALGVESTFNWYWFVDGLREKDRNVKLGNPAKMEQYKGIKITNDLTDADWLAEQLRLGIFPESYIYPKETRPVRDALRRRQLFVRRRTQVLLSFGGLLERYGLDAPGARKLEQWTLKDIQATGLDEFVQLQLETLLEAIRESDRLAKKVEQQVLAVAKPTKPYRRPRGVTGIGDALGMLVALESGDFSRFKSAGDYAPYCRAEKSEYSAN, from the coding sequence ATGCAAACGACCAAAGCAAATGCACTATACGCAGGTGCCGACCTGCATGGAAACAATGTTTTCCTCTCCCTTTGTGATCAGGAGGGGAACACGGTGTTCCGCAAACGCGTGAAAGCGAACCTTGCGGCCGTCAATGCTGCGCTCGACCCGTTCTGGGATCGGATCGTGGCGCTGGGCGTGGAATCGACCTTTAACTGGTACTGGTTCGTCGATGGACTTCGCGAGAAAGACCGTAATGTAAAGCTGGGCAACCCGGCGAAGATGGAGCAGTACAAGGGGATCAAGATCACTAACGATCTGACGGATGCGGACTGGCTGGCCGAGCAGCTCCGGCTGGGTATCTTTCCGGAAAGCTACATCTATCCGAAGGAAACACGCCCCGTACGCGATGCATTGCGCAGAAGACAGCTGTTCGTGCGCCGTCGGACACAGGTGCTGCTGAGCTTCGGCGGCCTGCTCGAACGCTATGGCCTGGATGCTCCGGGTGCGCGCAAGTTGGAACAGTGGACATTAAAAGATATTCAGGCCACCGGACTCGACGAATTCGTTCAGCTTCAGCTCGAAACCCTGCTTGAAGCCATCCGTGAGTCGGATCGCCTGGCGAAAAAGGTCGAGCAGCAGGTGCTGGCAGTCGCAAAACCGACAAAGCCATACCGACGGCCGCGGGGGGTTACGGGAATCGGGGATGCGCTGGGAATGCTTGTCGCCCTTGAGAGCGGGGATTTCAGCCGCTTCAAAAGCGCGGGCGACTACGCCCCCTACTGCCGGGCGGAAAAAAGTGAATACAGTGCGAACTGA
- a CDS encoding Ni/Fe hydrogenase subunit alpha — protein MSTKKITIEPVTRVEGHGKVTILLDEKGDVSQARLHIVEFRGFERFIQGRPYWEVPVLVQRLCGICPVSHHLAAAKAMDGIVGVDTLTPTAEKMRRLMHYGQMFQSHALHFFHLVSPDLLFGFDADPLERNVIGVAQKFPDLAVQGVMMRKYGQEIIKATAGKKIHGTGAVPGGINKNLSIEERDGFLKEIDQMLEWCRASLKIAKDYTLEHIGELADFGSFDSNHVSLIREDGAMDLYHGNLRAITKDGDTIFDQVDYQGYFKYIAEEVKPWSYMKFPFISELGPEKGWYRVGPLARVNACDFIDTPEAEDARKDFLSVTDGKPNNITMAYHWARMIELLHSGEKIRDLLNDPDLQGTDLMATGERRGESVGLIEAPRGTLFHHYKVDENDQVTMANLIVSTTNNNTPMNLAVEGVAKKYLSGTEITEGLLNRVEVAIRAYDPCLSCATHAMGQMPLIVELEDAAGNTLDRRVRD, from the coding sequence ATGAGCACAAAAAAAATAACCATAGAACCTGTGACAAGAGTCGAGGGCCACGGCAAGGTGACCATCCTGCTGGACGAAAAAGGTGATGTTAGCCAGGCGCGGCTGCACATTGTCGAGTTTCGCGGTTTCGAGCGTTTTATCCAGGGGCGGCCCTATTGGGAAGTGCCGGTGCTGGTGCAGCGGCTTTGCGGCATCTGTCCGGTCAGCCACCACCTCGCCGCCGCCAAAGCCATGGACGGTATCGTGGGAGTGGATACCTTGACGCCGACGGCGGAAAAGATGCGGCGGCTGATGCACTATGGCCAAATGTTCCAAAGCCATGCGCTGCATTTCTTCCACCTCGTTTCGCCCGACCTGCTGTTTGGGTTCGATGCCGATCCGCTCGAGCGCAATGTGATCGGCGTGGCGCAAAAGTTCCCGGATCTTGCGGTGCAGGGTGTCATGATGCGCAAGTATGGCCAGGAAATCATCAAGGCCACCGCCGGTAAAAAAATCCACGGAACCGGTGCGGTGCCCGGCGGCATCAACAAAAATCTCTCGATCGAGGAGCGCGATGGATTCCTGAAGGAGATCGACCAGATGCTCGAATGGTGCCGCGCGTCGCTGAAGATTGCCAAGGACTACACCCTGGAGCATATCGGCGAGCTGGCCGATTTTGGTTCGTTCGATTCCAACCACGTCAGCCTCATCCGCGAGGACGGCGCGATGGATCTCTACCACGGTAACCTGCGCGCCATCACCAAGGATGGCGACACGATTTTCGACCAGGTCGATTACCAGGGCTACTTCAAGTATATTGCCGAGGAAGTGAAGCCGTGGTCCTACATGAAATTCCCGTTCATCTCCGAGCTGGGGCCGGAAAAGGGATGGTACCGCGTCGGGCCGCTGGCACGCGTGAATGCCTGCGATTTCATCGACACCCCCGAGGCCGAGGACGCCCGCAAGGATTTTCTCTCGGTCACCGACGGAAAGCCGAACAACATTACGATGGCCTACCACTGGGCGCGCATGATCGAACTGCTTCATTCCGGCGAAAAAATCCGCGACCTGCTCAACGATCCCGACCTGCAGGGAACCGACCTCATGGCAACCGGCGAAAGGCGAGGGGAGTCGGTTGGGTTGATCGAGGCACCACGCGGTACGCTGTTCCATCACTACAAGGTTGATGAAAACGACCAGGTGACGATGGCCAACCTGATTGTCTCCACCACCAACAACAACACGCCGATGAACCTGGCGGTGGAAGGGGTGGCGAAGAAATACCTCTCCGGCACGGAAATCACCGAAGGCTTATTGAACCGCGTCGAAGTCGCCATCCGCGCCTACGACCCCTGCCTCTCCTGCGCCACCCACGCCATGGGGCAGATGCCGCTGATCGTCGAACTCGAAGACGCCGCAGGCAACACCCTCGACCGCCGGGTGCGCGACTAA
- a CDS encoding NADH-quinone oxidoreductase subunit B family protein, giving the protein MSKPRVATTSLAGCFGCHMSLLDIDERILQLIELVDFDRSPIDDIKHISQRCAVGLVEGGCCNEENVHVLHEFRENCDVLISFGDCATMGGIPAMRNNIPLEECINEAYRDGPTVYNPEGIVPQDPEIPLLLNKVYPCHEVVKIDYFLPGCPPSADTLWAALTALLTDKPVELPYELLKYD; this is encoded by the coding sequence ATGAGTAAGCCAAGGGTTGCAACCACATCGTTGGCCGGATGCTTCGGCTGCCATATGTCCTTGCTCGACATCGACGAACGGATTCTCCAGCTGATCGAGCTGGTGGACTTCGACCGTTCGCCGATCGACGACATCAAGCATATCTCGCAACGCTGTGCCGTCGGCTTGGTCGAGGGCGGTTGCTGCAACGAGGAAAACGTGCATGTGCTGCACGAATTCCGCGAAAACTGCGATGTGCTGATCTCGTTCGGCGACTGCGCCACCATGGGCGGCATTCCCGCCATGCGGAACAATATTCCATTGGAGGAGTGCATTAACGAGGCCTACCGCGACGGCCCGACGGTCTACAATCCGGAGGGCATTGTGCCGCAGGATCCGGAGATCCCGTTGCTGCTCAACAAGGTTTATCCGTGCCACGAAGTCGTGAAGATCGACTATTTCCTGCCGGGCTGCCCGCCCTCGGCTGACACGCTCTGGGCCGCACTCACTGCGTTGCTGACCGATAAGCCGGTCGAGCTTCCGTACGAACTGTTGAAATACGACTGA
- a CDS encoding 2Fe-2S iron-sulfur cluster-binding protein produces MSDTVKITIDGKEIEARLGQTILEAADDAGIYIPRLCSHPDLKPIGSCRVCTVMCDGRPQAACVKPVMEGMVIENETPQLLQHRRNIIDMMFVEGNHFCMFCEKSGNCELQALAYRFGISAPQYPFQFPEKEVDASHPDVMLDHNRCVMCARCVRASQELDGKNVFQSIGRGFERKIGVNGEKALGDTDMAVSDRAADICPVGCIIKKRVGFKVPVGERLYDKKPIGSDIEGVRS; encoded by the coding sequence ATGAGCGATACGGTAAAAATCACGATTGATGGAAAAGAAATCGAAGCCCGATTGGGGCAGACGATTCTCGAGGCGGCCGACGACGCGGGCATCTACATCCCGCGCCTCTGCTCGCACCCGGACCTGAAGCCGATCGGTAGCTGCCGCGTTTGCACGGTCATGTGCGATGGCCGCCCGCAGGCCGCCTGCGTGAAGCCGGTGATGGAGGGCATGGTGATCGAAAACGAAACCCCGCAGCTGCTGCAGCATCGGCGCAACATTATCGACATGATGTTTGTGGAAGGAAACCACTTCTGCATGTTCTGCGAAAAGAGCGGCAACTGCGAACTGCAGGCGCTGGCCTACCGCTTCGGCATCTCCGCACCGCAGTATCCCTTCCAGTTCCCGGAAAAGGAGGTCGATGCCTCGCATCCCGACGTGATGCTCGACCACAACCGCTGCGTCATGTGCGCGCGCTGCGTGCGCGCCTCGCAGGAGCTCGACGGCAAGAACGTGTTCCAGTCGATCGGACGGGGCTTCGAACGGAAGATTGGCGTCAATGGCGAGAAGGCGCTGGGCGATACCGACATGGCGGTTTCCGACCGCGCGGCGGACATTTGCCCGGTCGGGTGCATCATTAAGAAGCGCGTCGGTTTCAAGGTTCCGGTTGGGGAGCGCCTGTACGACAAAAAGCCGATTGGTTCGGATATCGAGGGGGTGCGGTCATGA
- a CDS encoding NAD(P)H-dependent oxidoreductase subunit E: MSGEQALLIREICGKYGNNRARLMDIVQEVQERIGHVPREAFGLIADEANTHRVEVESVVSFYAFLSDNKKGDVVIRLCDDIIDRFKGGEAVGEALCKALGIGFGETTGDGSITLEKTPCIGMSDQAPAMMVNDTVVTNLTPESIPGIIRQLQENPDPQALVHETGDGINADPLVHAMVNNHIREAGPVILANYRRDAGLRKALTQAPEEVIEDVKNSGLRGRGGAGFLTGLKWELTRQSPGTDKFVLCNADEGEPGTFKDRVLLTERADLVLEGMTVAAYAIGAETGIIYLRGEYAYLRAYLEDTMNQRRAANLLGINILGKEGFNFDVRIQMGAGAYVCGEETSLISSCEGTRGDPTDRTPFPVVKGYMVSPTAVNNVESYCCAARIMDMGPGWFSGIGTDRSAGTKLLSVCGDCERPGIYEVPFGTRLGDILERAGADDVACVCVGGPSGQMVGPAQFGLGISYEELSTGGSMMVFSNQRDILEVADAFMEFFVDESCGYCVPCRVGNVLLKKRLERVRKGEGAQSDLDYLQRLGESVKFTSRCGLGQTSPNPVLSTLKNFRPVYNALVKDNGDGLQKSFNIMKAVEAASAIAGRRSEIFHA; the protein is encoded by the coding sequence ATGAGTGGTGAACAGGCACTGTTGATCAGGGAAATCTGCGGGAAATACGGCAACAACCGCGCACGGTTGATGGATATTGTGCAGGAGGTGCAGGAGCGCATCGGCCATGTTCCGCGCGAAGCCTTCGGCCTTATCGCCGACGAGGCGAACACCCATCGGGTCGAGGTGGAAAGCGTGGTCTCGTTCTACGCCTTCCTCTCCGATAACAAGAAGGGCGATGTCGTGATCCGTCTCTGCGACGACATCATCGACCGCTTCAAGGGCGGCGAGGCCGTGGGCGAGGCCCTCTGCAAAGCGCTGGGCATCGGCTTTGGCGAAACAACCGGCGATGGCTCCATTACCCTGGAAAAGACCCCCTGCATCGGCATGAGCGACCAAGCCCCGGCGATGATGGTGAACGATACGGTCGTAACCAACCTGACGCCGGAAAGCATTCCGGGCATCATTAGGCAGTTGCAGGAAAACCCGGATCCGCAGGCATTGGTCCATGAAACAGGCGACGGCATCAACGCCGATCCGCTGGTGCACGCCATGGTGAACAACCACATCCGGGAGGCCGGCCCGGTGATTCTCGCCAACTACCGCCGGGACGCCGGCCTGCGCAAGGCGCTGACCCAGGCGCCGGAAGAGGTGATCGAGGATGTCAAGAACTCCGGCCTGCGGGGTCGCGGCGGCGCGGGATTCCTGACCGGCCTGAAGTGGGAATTGACCCGGCAGTCGCCAGGAACCGATAAGTTCGTGCTGTGCAACGCCGACGAAGGCGAGCCGGGCACGTTCAAGGACCGCGTGCTGCTCACCGAGCGCGCCGACCTGGTGCTCGAGGGCATGACGGTGGCGGCCTATGCCATCGGCGCGGAAACCGGCATTATCTACCTGCGCGGTGAATATGCCTATCTGCGCGCATACCTGGAGGACACGATGAACCAGCGCCGGGCGGCCAACCTGCTGGGCATCAATATTCTGGGCAAGGAAGGGTTTAATTTCGACGTCCGGATTCAGATGGGCGCCGGAGCCTATGTGTGTGGCGAGGAGACGTCCTTGATCAGCTCGTGCGAAGGCACTCGCGGCGATCCAACCGACCGGACGCCCTTCCCTGTGGTGAAAGGCTACATGGTTTCGCCCACCGCCGTGAACAATGTGGAAAGCTATTGTTGCGCCGCGCGCATCATGGACATGGGGCCGGGCTGGTTTTCCGGCATCGGCACCGACCGCAGCGCCGGCACCAAGCTGCTCAGTGTCTGCGGCGACTGCGAGCGCCCGGGCATCTACGAGGTGCCGTTCGGCACCCGGCTCGGCGATATTCTCGAACGCGCCGGTGCCGACGACGTGGCCTGCGTTTGCGTGGGCGGCCCGTCCGGGCAGATGGTCGGCCCGGCGCAGTTCGGCCTCGGCATCAGCTATGAGGAACTCTCGACCGGCGGCTCGATGATGGTCTTCAGCAACCAGCGCGACATTCTCGAAGTGGCCGATGCGTTCATGGAATTCTTCGTGGATGAAAGCTGTGGCTATTGCGTTCCGTGCCGCGTGGGCAACGTATTGCTCAAAAAACGGCTCGAACGCGTCCGTAAGGGGGAGGGGGCCCAAAGCGACCTCGACTATCTCCAGCGCTTGGGCGAAAGCGTCAAGTTCACCAGCCGTTGCGGGCTGGGGCAAACCTCGCCCAACCCGGTGCTCTCCACGCTGAAAAACTTCCGGCCGGTCTACAATGCGCTGGTGAAGGACAACGGCGACGGGTTGCAGAAATCGTTCAACATCATGAAAGCGGTCGAGGCGGCCAGTGCCATCGCCGGCCGACGTTCCGAAATTTTCCACGCCTAG
- a CDS encoding divergent PAP2 family protein, translating into METLHPSFWAALFGWTIAQLAKMVNCFIESRRLDFSYMVSTGGMPSAHSAMAAALATSLGLCEGFDSPIFALGAAFAVVVMFDAQSVRKAAGEQAKLLNSIVDELLHEHHLSETKLKELLGHTRLEVFMGCLTGIATAAASFRFIHP; encoded by the coding sequence ATGGAAACACTGCATCCAAGTTTCTGGGCCGCGCTTTTTGGTTGGACGATTGCCCAGTTGGCCAAGATGGTCAACTGCTTCATCGAATCCCGCCGCCTCGATTTCAGCTACATGGTCAGCACCGGCGGCATGCCGAGCGCCCATTCGGCCATGGCGGCAGCGCTGGCGACATCGCTCGGGCTGTGCGAAGGATTCGATTCGCCCATCTTTGCCTTGGGGGCCGCCTTTGCCGTGGTGGTCATGTTCGATGCGCAGAGCGTCCGCAAGGCCGCCGGCGAGCAAGCCAAGCTCTTGAACTCCATCGTCGACGAACTGCTGCACGAACACCATCTGTCGGAAACCAAGCTTAAGGAACTCCTGGGCCACACGCGTCTGGAGGTTTTCATGGGGTGCCTCACGGGCATTGCAACCGCCGCCGCTTCCTTCCGCTTCATCCATCCCTAG
- a CDS encoding AsmA-like C-terminal region-containing protein: MPGPRQCFSLRAFKVCRCFVRFVAGFVILLVFAFVFLRIHGVPGPLLREAVRRVNAAGIPVDVDRIRLTLRGWRAENVRYYSTHPDDLEPMFHAEQVLLAHMSGSGEEVSDAWHVDVASKGIAIAPSVEWGIGLPGGSRYREVEDLHLSLGFFPDHIELSEGSMRWVDAVFAVNGTILKKPASTGGPKSAKPRKESGKAPELFNAAQFQAFEERMKVIQVLGGTEVEVDFLVDAGNYAASQVSFGVKATDIVARKVGFSGAELNGQYRYPTVEIERLALAKDNLAFEVNGKYDLASGMVEGAANNTIESKELLLLLPQPVLDLLDVAQVHFEYLPQFSIHFGAAKPKELLNAVSGSFSIDSVTYRDLEIDHLEGKVDRRNDRLDLGGLSGTVLGQEDNAQQYGSCMVGGSATGAVFWDSAAQEFGVSASGSFDPNLVIRPLEMVKIATNVLDRFKFKDRPPQISLELGSSLVDWSTFYINVQGMANNMLIHGVELSSVNTSARYKHGILRLDPLAAMQGVDFIKGSTSIDFKRKLAEFDAFGSLQPAVLEDVVYAGFNLFGNKILTEGDTQIRARGQLDWATMRETEFSAEVEADSLQIPVARLDGFAATVKGEGKRISVADADFGLYGGKGEGWFSIQLDPETNAMPYGMMVDVEDVDFRQFLSFLRPGTEYKVTGKMKGRADFEADMALDFFESANGTGSVDVKDGQLADLPFFSGFSKAMRMLIPSFSVFSITSLSGTFALVDGAIFSDDAYFKGDLVNASMKGNYTKQQGFDALIQTQVFSDKGLAKLARVITNPIFKFFELKLEGTLAEPAWRLNNLSTAKKDSGQTEENTETN, translated from the coding sequence ATGCCGGGGCCGCGCCAGTGTTTTTCCCTGCGGGCCTTCAAGGTTTGCCGGTGTTTTGTGCGCTTCGTTGCCGGCTTCGTTATCCTGCTGGTCTTCGCCTTCGTGTTCCTGCGCATCCACGGGGTGCCCGGGCCGTTGCTGCGCGAGGCCGTGCGGCGGGTGAATGCCGCCGGCATCCCGGTCGATGTCGACCGCATCCGGCTCACCTTGCGCGGTTGGCGAGCGGAGAACGTCCGCTACTACAGCACGCATCCCGACGACCTGGAGCCGATGTTCCATGCGGAGCAGGTGCTGCTGGCCCACATGTCCGGATCCGGCGAGGAGGTTTCCGATGCATGGCATGTCGACGTGGCATCCAAGGGGATCGCCATAGCCCCTTCCGTGGAATGGGGGATTGGTCTTCCGGGCGGGAGCCGGTACCGGGAGGTGGAGGACCTTCATCTTTCATTGGGGTTTTTCCCCGACCACATCGAGCTTTCGGAGGGGAGCATGCGGTGGGTCGATGCGGTGTTCGCGGTGAATGGAACCATCCTGAAAAAACCGGCGTCCACGGGCGGCCCCAAATCCGCCAAGCCCCGCAAGGAGTCCGGGAAGGCCCCCGAGTTGTTCAATGCAGCGCAATTCCAGGCTTTCGAAGAGCGAATGAAGGTCATCCAGGTGCTTGGCGGAACCGAGGTTGAGGTGGATTTCCTGGTGGATGCGGGAAACTATGCCGCCAGCCAGGTTTCGTTCGGGGTGAAGGCCACCGACATCGTTGCCCGCAAGGTCGGGTTTTCCGGTGCCGAACTCAACGGGCAATACCGCTACCCCACGGTCGAGATTGAACGGTTGGCCCTGGCCAAGGACAACCTCGCCTTCGAAGTGAACGGGAAGTACGACCTCGCGTCCGGCATGGTGGAGGGAGCGGCGAACAACACGATTGAATCGAAGGAATTGCTGTTGCTCCTGCCTCAACCGGTTCTGGATCTGCTGGACGTGGCCCAGGTGCATTTCGAATATCTCCCCCAGTTCTCGATCCATTTCGGCGCTGCAAAACCGAAGGAGCTGCTGAATGCGGTTTCCGGTTCTTTTTCAATCGATTCCGTGACCTACCGCGACCTCGAGATCGATCACCTCGAAGGCAAGGTGGACCGGAGGAACGACCGTTTGGATCTGGGCGGTTTGTCCGGCACCGTGCTGGGGCAGGAGGATAATGCGCAGCAGTATGGCAGTTGCATGGTCGGCGGTTCGGCAACGGGCGCGGTCTTCTGGGATTCCGCCGCACAGGAGTTCGGCGTGAGTGCATCGGGTTCCTTCGATCCCAACCTGGTGATCCGGCCGCTGGAAATGGTCAAGATTGCGACCAACGTGCTGGACCGGTTCAAGTTCAAGGATCGTCCCCCGCAAATCTCGCTGGAGCTGGGTTCCAGCCTGGTCGATTGGTCGACCTTCTACATCAACGTCCAGGGCATGGCCAACAACATGCTCATCCATGGCGTGGAGCTTTCATCGGTGAACACCTCGGCCCGTTACAAGCATGGGATCCTCCGGCTCGATCCCCTGGCCGCGATGCAGGGGGTGGATTTCATCAAGGGATCGACCTCGATCGACTTCAAGCGGAAACTCGCCGAGTTCGATGCCTTCGGCAGTCTGCAGCCTGCGGTGCTCGAAGATGTCGTCTATGCCGGTTTCAACCTGTTCGGGAACAAGATCCTGACCGAAGGCGATACGCAGATCCGGGCGCGGGGGCAGCTCGACTGGGCAACCATGCGCGAAACCGAATTCAGCGCGGAGGTCGAAGCCGATAGCCTGCAAATCCCGGTTGCGCGGCTGGATGGCTTTGCGGCCACGGTGAAAGGGGAGGGCAAGCGCATCTCGGTTGCAGATGCGGATTTCGGCCTCTACGGCGGCAAGGGCGAGGGGTGGTTTTCCATCCAGTTGGACCCGGAAACCAATGCCATGCCCTACGGGATGATGGTTGACGTGGAAGACGTGGACTTCCGGCAGTTCCTCTCCTTCCTCCGCCCCGGAACCGAATACAAGGTGACCGGAAAGATGAAGGGCCGTGCCGACTTCGAAGCCGACATGGCGCTCGACTTCTTCGAATCGGCGAACGGCACCGGTTCGGTGGACGTCAAGGACGGGCAGCTGGCCGACCTTCCGTTCTTCAGCGGTTTTTCCAAGGCGATGCGTATGCTGATTCCTTCCTTCAGCGTTTTTTCCATCACCAGCCTTTCCGGCACGTTTGCCCTGGTGGATGGAGCCATCTTTTCGGATGATGCCTATTTCAAGGGCGATCTCGTGAACGCGAGCATGAAGGGCAACTACACGAAACAGCAAGGGTTCGATGCGCTCATCCAAACGCAGGTGTTCAGCGACAAGGGGCTGGCAAAGCTGGCGCGGGTCATCACCAATCCGATCTTCAAGTTTTTCGAGCTCAAGCTCGAGGGCACCCTCGCGGAACCGGCGTGGCGGTTGAACAACCTGAGCACCGCCAAAAAGGATTCCGGACAGACCGAGGAAAACACCGAAACGAATTGA
- a CDS encoding DUF4340 domain-containing protein, producing the protein MKGRSTLVLLASIVVLGAFIWIQESWRARNPSKESRSVRLFNLDASSLESVEFKLTNSVVRFAKENGVWMAGAPETGMGRADVALIQRMVSGLNSMGKGTTITQKHLEIRGLDSAEYGFDKPTVVITASDNSGTHRWLVGRRTPLGDMVYAKLDGEDDIFTVSGKLLAMVPTSPDALRDRLLFPSEAASVRRIEIRGSAGFVQLVKDPQTGWHLQQPVAAAADPKEVQGFIEKLYRLRIEDFVADNVSDFSVYGLQGETRQISLGGGDGTSRMLVVGDDVPGRPGFVYVRRADDTSVFSLSADVLQLLNTPAQRIRDARVLELKLGDITSFSIRHGSDRLALGLDPAAGWQVVSPAWNANPVAVNFLGRLWADAVVTEFDVATNAVDPDWEFEFGSTVLGTTNLIKVFPSQGKKDGLLVQKDDDPAIYQINLPEIPRQFIDPLTYKDSKVWQLEKDGINKVSVLKANLPPQVVERQEDRSFALVETNSNLKVNASALSKLLGQLAEVKASGYIAYNPRDLAVYGLAEPALELHVGLSVSNELGRVLLVGRETAAGFYSMVKGRDVVFYLDKPVVDILSANLVVEPQLPTPVAGE; encoded by the coding sequence ATGAAGGGACGTTCCACATTGGTTCTGCTCGCCAGCATTGTTGTGCTGGGGGCTTTTATATGGATACAAGAATCCTGGCGTGCCCGGAATCCCTCCAAGGAGAGCCGCAGCGTCCGCTTGTTTAATTTGGATGCCTCTTCGCTGGAATCCGTCGAGTTCAAGCTCACCAACAGTGTGGTCCGCTTTGCCAAGGAAAACGGCGTCTGGATGGCGGGGGCGCCGGAAACCGGAATGGGACGCGCCGATGTCGCCTTGATCCAGCGCATGGTGTCGGGCCTCAATTCCATGGGCAAGGGGACAACGATTACCCAGAAACATCTCGAAATACGCGGACTCGATTCGGCCGAATATGGATTCGACAAACCGACGGTCGTCATCACTGCGAGCGACAACTCGGGGACGCATCGATGGTTGGTGGGGCGCCGTACCCCGCTGGGCGACATGGTCTATGCCAAGCTGGACGGCGAGGACGACATCTTCACCGTATCCGGCAAGCTGCTCGCGATGGTCCCGACTTCTCCCGATGCGCTGCGCGACCGCCTGCTCTTTCCCAGCGAGGCCGCCAGTGTCCGCCGCATCGAGATCCGGGGGTCGGCCGGTTTTGTGCAGTTGGTGAAGGATCCGCAGACCGGTTGGCATTTGCAGCAGCCCGTGGCGGCCGCGGCCGACCCGAAAGAGGTGCAAGGATTCATTGAAAAACTCTACCGGCTGCGCATCGAGGATTTTGTGGCCGACAATGTTTCCGACTTTTCCGTCTATGGCTTGCAGGGCGAAACCCGCCAGATTTCCCTGGGGGGCGGCGACGGAACATCGCGTATGCTGGTGGTGGGCGACGATGTGCCCGGACGCCCCGGCTTTGTCTATGTTCGCCGGGCGGACGATACCTCCGTGTTCTCGCTCAGCGCCGATGTCCTGCAACTGCTCAACACGCCGGCCCAGCGCATCCGCGATGCCCGGGTGCTCGAACTCAAGCTCGGCGACATTACCTCCTTTTCCATCCGTCATGGGTCGGACCGGCTCGCCCTTGGGCTAGACCCCGCCGCCGGCTGGCAGGTGGTCTCGCCCGCATGGAACGCCAATCCCGTTGCCGTGAATTTCCTGGGGCGGCTGTGGGCCGATGCCGTTGTGACCGAGTTCGATGTTGCAACGAATGCCGTCGATCCAGACTGGGAGTTTGAATTCGGCTCGACGGTGCTCGGAACAACCAACCTCATAAAGGTTTTCCCCTCCCAGGGCAAAAAGGACGGCTTGCTGGTCCAAAAGGACGACGACCCCGCCATCTACCAGATCAACCTCCCGGAAATCCCGCGGCAGTTCATCGATCCGCTCACCTACAAGGACAGCAAGGTTTGGCAACTGGAAAAAGACGGCATCAACAAGGTTTCGGTGCTCAAGGCCAATCTCCCGCCCCAGGTGGTGGAGCGTCAGGAGGATCGTTCCTTCGCGTTGGTCGAAACAAACAGCAATCTCAAGGTGAATGCTTCGGCTTTAAGTAAATTGCTGGGGCAGCTGGCCGAGGTCAAGGCCTCGGGCTACATTGCCTACAATCCCCGCGACCTCGCGGTCTACGGTCTAGCGGAACCCGCGCTTGAACTCCATGTGGGGCTGTCCGTCTCCAACGAACTTGGACGCGTCTTGCTGGTGGGGCGCGAAACCGCCGCAGGGTTCTACTCGATGGTGAAGGGGCGCGATGTGGTCTTCTACCTTGATAAGCCGGTTGTAGACATTCTTTCGGCCAACCTTGTGGTTGAGCCGCAATTGCCAACCCCCGTCGCCGGTGAATAG